The following coding sequences are from one Cystobacter fuscus DSM 2262 window:
- a CDS encoding GNAT family N-acetyltransferase — MIAIEPARFPSDLPLVRELFREYAESLGIDLGFQDFESELVGLPGKYAPPRGRLLIARREARALGCVALRPISVETCEMKRLYVRPAARGEQLGRRLAERICEEARAAGYRRICLDTLSSMAAALGLYTSMGFEPIEPYVFNPIPGALFLGRDLSDPP; from the coding sequence ATGATTGCCATTGAACCCGCGCGATTCCCGTCCGACCTGCCGCTCGTGCGGGAGTTGTTTCGCGAGTACGCCGAAAGCCTGGGCATCGACTTGGGCTTCCAGGACTTCGAGTCCGAGCTGGTGGGCCTGCCGGGCAAGTACGCGCCGCCGCGCGGGCGGCTGCTGATCGCCCGGCGGGAAGCACGGGCCCTGGGGTGTGTGGCGCTGCGGCCGATCAGCGTGGAGACGTGCGAGATGAAGCGCTTGTATGTCCGGCCCGCCGCGCGCGGCGAGCAACTCGGGCGACGCCTCGCCGAGCGCATCTGCGAGGAGGCGCGTGCCGCCGGCTATCGACGCATCTGCCTCGACACCCTGTCCAGCATGGCCGCGGCGCTCGGGCTGTATACCTCGATGGGGTTCGAACCCATCGAGCCCTATGTGTTCAACCCCATCCCCGGCGCGCTGTTTCTCGGACGGGACCTGTCGGACCCGCCCTAG
- the sufT gene encoding putative Fe-S cluster assembly protein SufT, whose translation MRGLQTPLARDCEVTMIPSGERVVVPAGTEVRVLQTLGGNVTVQGDYGQLMRIDEKDVEVLGEDYQKQDAKPAEEQPRSGEFDPERVWEQLRTVYDPEIPVNIVELGLVYECKSTPLPEGGNKVEIHMTVTAPGCGMGPVLVEDVRSKVSGVPGVAEVDVQLVWDPPWDQSRMSDVARLELGWM comes from the coding sequence ATGAGAGGACTACAGACACCGCTCGCACGCGACTGCGAGGTGACGATGATCCCGAGTGGCGAGCGGGTGGTGGTTCCCGCCGGCACCGAGGTGCGGGTGCTCCAGACGCTCGGCGGCAACGTGACCGTGCAGGGCGACTATGGGCAGCTCATGCGCATCGACGAGAAGGACGTCGAGGTGCTGGGCGAGGACTACCAGAAGCAGGACGCGAAGCCCGCCGAGGAGCAGCCTCGGAGCGGGGAGTTCGACCCGGAGCGCGTCTGGGAGCAGCTGCGCACGGTGTACGATCCGGAGATTCCGGTGAACATCGTGGAGCTGGGGCTCGTGTACGAGTGCAAGAGCACGCCCCTGCCGGAAGGTGGGAACAAGGTCGAGATCCACATGACGGTGACGGCGCCCGGGTGTGGCATGGGCCCGGTGCTGGTGGAGGACGTGCGGAGCAAGGTGAGCGGCGTGCCCGGGGTGGCGGAGGTGGACGTGCAGCTCGTGTGGGATCCCCCGTGGGACCAGAGCCGCATGTCCGACGTGGCGCGGCTGGAGCTGGGCTGGATGTAG
- the sufU gene encoding Fe-S cluster assembly sulfur transfer protein SufU — MSSELQDLYQEVVLEHGKRPRNFREVEGANRRADGYNPLCGDQLTVTLRMDGDVIQDVGFVGQGCAISRASASLMTGAVKALSRADAERLFELVHRLVTEGPEGLNLDELGKLAVLSGVSEFPSRVKCASLAWHALRAALEGKDTSVSTE; from the coding sequence ATGAGTTCGGAACTGCAGGACCTCTACCAAGAGGTGGTGCTGGAGCACGGCAAGCGTCCGCGCAACTTCCGCGAGGTGGAAGGCGCCAACCGGCGCGCGGATGGCTACAACCCGCTGTGTGGGGATCAGCTCACCGTGACGTTGCGCATGGACGGCGACGTCATCCAGGACGTGGGGTTCGTGGGGCAGGGGTGTGCCATCTCCCGCGCCTCGGCGTCGTTGATGACGGGCGCGGTGAAGGCGCTGTCGCGGGCGGACGCCGAGCGGCTCTTCGAGCTGGTGCACCGGCTGGTGACGGAGGGCCCCGAGGGCCTGAACCTGGATGAGCTGGGCAAGCTGGCGGTGCTCTCCGGGGTGAGTGAATTCCCCTCGCGCGTGAAGTGCGCGAGCCTGGCCTGGCATGCGTTGCGCGCGGCGCTCGAGGGCAAGGACACCTCGGTGTCGACGGAATAG
- a CDS encoding cysteine desulfurase, translated as MSGATLDMARIRADFPILHQEVRGRPLVYLDSAATTQKPQAVIDALVRYYTHDNANVHRGVHALSERSTQAYEGARERVRRFINARETKEIIFVRGCTEAINLVAQTYGRTKVGPGDEVLITAMEHHSDIVPWQMLCQHVGATLKMVPVDENGELRLEQLDTLLTERTRLLAVTHVSNALGTVNPIKEITRRAHARGVPVLVDGAQAMQHFRVDVQDLDCDFYAFSGHKMFGPTGIGVLYGKAQVLESLPPWQGGGDMILTVTMEKTVYNRLPYRLEAGTPNISGAVGLAAALDYLDSVGREAIAAHDQELLEYGTQALETVPGLRLMGRARERSGVLSFLMEDVHAHDVGTILDREGVAIRAGHHCAQPLLACFGVAATVRASLALYNTREDIDALVRGLHKVREVFA; from the coding sequence ATGAGTGGAGCAACCCTGGACATGGCGCGCATCCGCGCCGACTTCCCCATCCTCCACCAGGAGGTCCGGGGCCGGCCGCTGGTGTACCTCGACAGCGCGGCCACCACGCAGAAGCCCCAGGCCGTCATCGACGCCCTGGTGCGCTACTACACGCACGACAACGCCAACGTGCACCGCGGCGTGCACGCGCTCTCCGAGCGCTCCACCCAGGCCTACGAGGGCGCGCGCGAGCGGGTGCGCCGCTTCATCAACGCGCGCGAGACGAAGGAGATCATCTTCGTGCGTGGCTGCACCGAGGCCATCAACCTGGTGGCCCAGACGTATGGCCGCACCAAGGTGGGCCCGGGCGACGAGGTGCTCATCACCGCCATGGAGCACCACTCGGACATCGTGCCCTGGCAGATGCTCTGCCAGCACGTGGGCGCCACGCTCAAGATGGTGCCGGTGGACGAGAACGGGGAGCTGCGGCTGGAGCAGCTCGACACGCTGCTCACCGAGCGCACGCGCCTGCTCGCGGTGACGCATGTGTCCAACGCGCTCGGCACGGTGAATCCCATCAAGGAGATCACCCGGCGGGCGCACGCGCGGGGCGTGCCCGTGCTCGTGGATGGCGCCCAGGCGATGCAGCACTTCCGCGTGGACGTGCAGGACCTGGACTGCGACTTCTACGCGTTCTCCGGACACAAGATGTTCGGCCCCACGGGCATTGGCGTGTTGTACGGCAAGGCCCAGGTGCTCGAGTCGCTTCCGCCCTGGCAGGGCGGTGGGGACATGATCCTCACCGTGACGATGGAGAAGACCGTCTACAACCGGCTGCCCTACCGCCTGGAGGCGGGGACTCCGAACATCTCGGGCGCGGTGGGGCTGGCGGCGGCGCTGGACTACCTCGACTCGGTGGGGCGCGAGGCCATCGCGGCGCACGACCAGGAACTGCTGGAGTATGGCACCCAGGCCCTGGAGACCGTGCCGGGGTTGCGGCTCATGGGCCGGGCGCGGGAGCGCTCGGGGGTGCTGTCCTTCCTGATGGAGGACGTGCACGCGCACGACGTGGGCACCATCCTGGACCGCGAGGGCGTGGCCATCCGGGCGGGGCACCACTGCGCGCAACCCCTGCTGGCGTGCTTCGGCGTGGCGGCCACGGTGCGCGCCTCCCTGGCCCTGTACAACACGCGCGAGGACATCGACGCGCTGGTGCGCGGGCTGCACAAGGTGCGGGAGGTGTTCGCATGA